A window of Argopecten irradians isolate NY chromosome 1, Ai_NY, whole genome shotgun sequence contains these coding sequences:
- the LOC138325075 gene encoding cytochrome b-245 heavy chain-like isoform X2 codes for MIVLQTVIHTGAHIFNVERYFESYNSRSDEDRDLLRALNALGPENNNTYLNFIRDDSGDVILETLKVVAGVSGIVITLALIVMVTSSTELIRRSYFEVFWFTHHLFVIFFLGLVVHGVQKIVRRQSNTDVHNPEQCFTRFREWNQIPECPNPQFVGLDANAWKWTLGPILLYIIERIIRFYRSQQRVVITKLVKHPSKVFQLQMQRKGFKMSQGQYIFLHCPSISRLEWHPFTLTSAPEDDYFSVHIRRVGDWTEALAKACHVDETEVQEQWKLPRVAVDGPFGTATEDICLYEVDVFVAAGIGVTPFASILKHIWYLHMDSKADMKLKKVYFYWVCPDMNSFEWMQDLLQEFDQQQGGVPDNEKFLQYFIYLTRGWDKNQAQNIILHENEDESDPVTGLQQKTHYGRPNWNEIFKGLAAENKGTSIGTFFCGPSGLSNTLHQMCNNHSDASAGTKFYYNKENF; via the exons ATGATAGTCCTACAGACAG tgATTCATACAGGAGCTCACATATTTAATGTAGAACGATACTTCGAGTCGTACAACAGTCGTTCAGATGAGGACAGAGACCTGTTACGCGCCCTCAACGCCTTGGGCCCagaaaacaacaacacataCCTCAACTTCATCAGGGATGACTCAGGG GATGTTATACTGGAAACACTCAAAGTGGTAGCTGGTGTCAGTGGGATAGTCATAACTCTGGCCCTCATCGTCATGGTAACATCCTCAACAGAATTAATCAG GCGCTCCTATTTTGAAGTGTTCTGGTTCACCCATCATCTGTTTGTGATCTTTTTCCTCGGTCTGGTTGTTCACGGTGTCCA GAAAATTGTGAGAAGACAGTCAAACACGGATGTCCATAACCCTGAGCAGTGTTTTACCAGATTCCGGGAATGGAACCAAATTCCTGAGTGTCCCAATCCCCAGTTTGTGGGACTAGACGCCAAT GCATGGAAGTGGACACTGGGGCCAATTCTGTTGTATATTATAGAGAGGATTATACGGTTCTACAGGAGTCAGCAGAGAGTCGTCATCACCAAG CTGGTAAAGCATCCATCCAAGGTATTCCAGCTACAGATGCAGAGGAAAGGGTTTAAGATGAGTCAAGGCCAGTATATATTCCTCCACTGTCCTTCTATATCCCGGCTGGAGTGGCATCCATTTACTCTCACATCT GCCCCTGAAGATGACTACTTTTCAGTACATATCCGACGAGTGGGAGATTGGACCGAGGCTCTGGCCAAGGCTTGTCATGTGGACGAGACAGAAGTCCAGGAGCAATGGAAACTGCCTCG aGTGGCAGTGGATGGTCCATTTGGTACTGCTACAGAG GACATCTGTCTGTATGAAGTGGACGTTTTTGTGGCTGCAGGAATTGGGGTGACGCCATTTGCATCTATCTTAAAACATATCTG GTATCTCCATATGGACTCTAAGGCAGATATGAAGCTTAAAAAAGTTTATTTCTACTGGGTGTGCCCAGATATGAATTCCTTCGAGTGGATGCAGGACCTTCTACAGGAGTTTGATCAGCAACAAGGAGGTGTGCCTGATAACGAAAAATTTCTACAGTATTTCATTTATCTCACAAGAGGCTGGGacaaaaaccag GCCCAGAACATCATCCTACATGAGAACGAAGATGAGAGTGACCCAGTAACAGGTCTGCAGCAGAAGACACATTATGGTCGCCCTAACTGGAATGAAATATTCAAAGGTTTAGCTGCTGAAAATAAAGG gACCAGCATAGGTACATTTTTCTGTGGTCCGAGTGGACTGTCCAATACCCTCCATCAAATGTGCAACAACCACTCTGACGCTAGCGCAGGAACTAAATTCTACTACAACAAAGAAAACTTCTAA
- the LOC138325075 gene encoding cytochrome b-245 heavy chain-like isoform X1: MIRGKILNDLPRWIVIALWLGANIGIFVEAYLRFETSIDYFYTRRILGPALAWARASAAALNLNCMLILLPVCRNFISFLRSSFKVCCNTNIRRQLDKHITFHRYIAYMIVLQTVIHTGAHIFNVERYFESYNSRSDEDRDLLRALNALGPENNNTYLNFIRDDSGDVILETLKVVAGVSGIVITLALIVMVTSSTELIRRSYFEVFWFTHHLFVIFFLGLVVHGVQKIVRRQSNTDVHNPEQCFTRFREWNQIPECPNPQFVGLDANAWKWTLGPILLYIIERIIRFYRSQQRVVITKLVKHPSKVFQLQMQRKGFKMSQGQYIFLHCPSISRLEWHPFTLTSAPEDDYFSVHIRRVGDWTEALAKACHVDETEVQEQWKLPRVAVDGPFGTATEDICLYEVDVFVAAGIGVTPFASILKHIWYLHMDSKADMKLKKVYFYWVCPDMNSFEWMQDLLQEFDQQQGGVPDNEKFLQYFIYLTRGWDKNQAQNIILHENEDESDPVTGLQQKTHYGRPNWNEIFKGLAAENKGTSIGTFFCGPSGLSNTLHQMCNNHSDASAGTKFYYNKENF; encoded by the exons GCATTATGGCTTGGTGCAAACATCGGGATATTTGTAGAAGCTTATTTGAGATTTGAGACGTCCATTGATTATTTCTACACCAGGAGAATACTTGGG CCTGCCTTGGCCTGGGCCCGAGCCAGTGCTGCAGCCCTCAACCTCAACTGCATGTTAATCCTATTGCCCGTGTGTAGAAACTTCATCTCTTTTCTCAGAAGTTCTTTCAAG GTATGCTGTAACACAAATATCAGGAGGCAGTTGGATAAACACATCACCTTCCATAGATACATAGCCTATATGATAGTCCTAcagacag tgATTCATACAGGAGCTCACATATTTAATGTAGAACGATACTTCGAGTCGTACAACAGTCGTTCAGATGAGGACAGAGACCTGTTACGCGCCCTCAACGCCTTGGGCCCagaaaacaacaacacataCCTCAACTTCATCAGGGATGACTCAGGG GATGTTATACTGGAAACACTCAAAGTGGTAGCTGGTGTCAGTGGGATAGTCATAACTCTGGCCCTCATCGTCATGGTAACATCCTCAACAGAATTAATCAG GCGCTCCTATTTTGAAGTGTTCTGGTTCACCCATCATCTGTTTGTGATCTTTTTCCTCGGTCTGGTTGTTCACGGTGTCCA GAAAATTGTGAGAAGACAGTCAAACACGGATGTCCATAACCCTGAGCAGTGTTTTACCAGATTCCGGGAATGGAACCAAATTCCTGAGTGTCCCAATCCCCAGTTTGTGGGACTAGACGCCAAT GCATGGAAGTGGACACTGGGGCCAATTCTGTTGTATATTATAGAGAGGATTATACGGTTCTACAGGAGTCAGCAGAGAGTCGTCATCACCAAG CTGGTAAAGCATCCATCCAAGGTATTCCAGCTACAGATGCAGAGGAAAGGGTTTAAGATGAGTCAAGGCCAGTATATATTCCTCCACTGTCCTTCTATATCCCGGCTGGAGTGGCATCCATTTACTCTCACATCT GCCCCTGAAGATGACTACTTTTCAGTACATATCCGACGAGTGGGAGATTGGACCGAGGCTCTGGCCAAGGCTTGTCATGTGGACGAGACAGAAGTCCAGGAGCAATGGAAACTGCCTCG aGTGGCAGTGGATGGTCCATTTGGTACTGCTACAGAG GACATCTGTCTGTATGAAGTGGACGTTTTTGTGGCTGCAGGAATTGGGGTGACGCCATTTGCATCTATCTTAAAACATATCTG GTATCTCCATATGGACTCTAAGGCAGATATGAAGCTTAAAAAAGTTTATTTCTACTGGGTGTGCCCAGATATGAATTCCTTCGAGTGGATGCAGGACCTTCTACAGGAGTTTGATCAGCAACAAGGAGGTGTGCCTGATAACGAAAAATTTCTACAGTATTTCATTTATCTCACAAGAGGCTGGGacaaaaaccag GCCCAGAACATCATCCTACATGAGAACGAAGATGAGAGTGACCCAGTAACAGGTCTGCAGCAGAAGACACATTATGGTCGCCCTAACTGGAATGAAATATTCAAAGGTTTAGCTGCTGAAAATAAAGG gACCAGCATAGGTACATTTTTCTGTGGTCCGAGTGGACTGTCCAATACCCTCCATCAAATGTGCAACAACCACTCTGACGCTAGCGCAGGAACTAAATTCTACTACAACAAAGAAAACTTCTAA